From a region of the Methylomonas rapida genome:
- a CDS encoding c-type cytochrome, with the protein MDKKILGPAYKDVAAKYAGQDVVDQLAQKVMKGGGGVWGQMPMPANSVTPEEAKRLVQWVLSKK; encoded by the coding sequence GTGGATAAGAAAATCCTTGGCCCCGCCTACAAGGATGTTGCCGCGAAATATGCGGGGCAAGATGTTGTCGACCAACTCGCCCAGAAGGTGATGAAAGGCGGTGGCGGTGTTTGGGGCCAGATGCCCATGCCGGCAAATTCAGTAACGCCGGAAGAAGCCAAAAGACTGGTGCAGTGGGTTTTGAGCAAAAAATAA